From one Misgurnus anguillicaudatus chromosome 2, ASM2758022v2, whole genome shotgun sequence genomic stretch:
- the LOC141366573 gene encoding uncharacterized protein, which translates to MEFVKEEKESTDPEPLSMSNIDDADEQRDLDESLELKKVEDEHQCREPYNFITGGKSLSRSEKIPQERHRRTEANSSFICPECGKSFSHKGHFNEHRKIHSGVKSFTCPYCEKSFMCKGHLKRHVRIHTGERPYTCSECGKSFVCATNLKDHQRSHSNERAFKCEQCGKTFILASILKAHEKIHTNEKPYVCAVCGKGFLRLGCFNDHQKIHTGERAHMCFECGDTFTRSSALKQHQKIHTGEKPFKCSNCAKCFTHSGALKRHERVHTGEKPYHCSACGRRFTQSSDLQNHIKKPCPMLSSDKSSSVAM; encoded by the exons ATGGAGTTTGTTAAAGAGGAGAAAGAAAGTACAGATCCAGAGCCCTTAAGcatgtcaaatattgacgatGCGGATGAACAAAGAG accTGGATGAAAGTCTGGAATTGAAGAAAGTGGAGGATGAGCATCAGTGTCGGGAACCTTATAATTTCATAACCGGAGGAAAATCTTTGAGTCGCTCAGAGAAAATCCCGCAAGAAAGACATCGGAGAACAGAAGCCAACAGTTCCTTCATCTGCCCCgaatgtggaaagagtttctcgCATAAAGGGCACTTTAACGAGCACAGAAAAATTCACTCCGGAGTGAAGTCTTTTACCTGCCCTTACTGTGAGAAAAGTTTCATGTGTAAAGGACACCTTAAAAGGCACGTAAGGATTCACACCGGTGAACGACCTTACACGTGCTCTgaatgtggaaagagtttcgtATGTGCAACAAATCTCAAAGACCATCAGCGATCTCACTCGAATGAAAGAGCTTTTAAGTGTGAGCAGTGTggtaaaacattcattttagcCTCGATCTTAAAGGCGCACGAGAAAATTCATACGAACGAGAAGCCTTACGTGTGTGCCGTTTGTGGGAAAGGTTTTTTACGGCTAGGTTGTTTTAATGATCATCAGAAAATACACACTGGTGAGAGAGCTCACATGTGCTTCGAGTGTGGCGATACCTTTACCAGATCCAGCGCCCTCAAACAGCACCAaaaaattcacactggagagaagcCTTTCAAGTGTTCGAACTGTGCAAAGTGCTTTACGCATTCAGGAGCTCTGAAAAGACAcgagagagttcatactggagaaaaGCCGTATCACTGTAGTGCATGTGGGAGGAGATTCACTCAGTCCAGTGATCTACAGAATCACATAAAAAAACCTTGTCCCATGTTATCATCAGATAAGTCATCTTCAGTAGCTATGTAA